The following coding sequences lie in one Ictalurus punctatus breed USDA103 chromosome 16, Coco_2.0, whole genome shotgun sequence genomic window:
- the pla2g3 gene encoding group 3 secretory phospholipase A2: MNGHCLSLVIVCLVSFFLDFSAGHFWTSARNSNFCFWTSSISNGQIHYMFLHQTTVGKERTLVLFDSIWNKENSLVDCITSNNRAVIKNFSSKCWIVRDRPFSDIPDGRFNISILVEPDGPCAALGQLPELGVPVRRTRDLESMDRKTIYQNSGESSQKLKRSKRAWMIPGTLWCGSGNKASVFSDLGLFVETDMCCREHDHCEQTIASFEFGYGVFNTNFFTLSHCDCDSKFRRCLHNANDSMSDMVGYGYFNLLKMRCFEFSQRMTCAERTWWGMCKLSQMTTYAVLKDATDYNSTFTVLEDDKLDLSIHHTVSFGNLTVTNDLVMSSGIVTEDATENHSSVPVPRRLSVTINTSQQPEPHEKTTKSLMNHPTSSSKTEPTDSPKTEPTDSPKTEPTDSPHNTTDSPKTEPTDSPKTEPTDSPHNTTDSPKTEPTDSPKTEPTDSPHNTTDSPKTEPTDSPKTEPTDSPHNTTDSPKTEPTDSPHNTTDSPKTEPTDSPKTEPTDSPKTEPTDSPKTEPTDSPHNTTDSPKTEPTDSPKTEPTDSPHNTTDSPKTEPTDSPHNTTDSPKTEPTDSPKTEPTDSPHNTTDSPKTEPTDSPHKTTDSPKTEPTDSPHKTTDSEHIQTTDEAKTETTDSPQTPTDSPHIQIRDSLKTETTDSPKTQATDSSQIKTTDSPKTHNHPKMCTRQKGKLDTCESYKDLDSCHYQIPALRENFGLRNAEHTTLYHCNCTARLARELAEEVEVDMVHVWLLDFVSQSCFFLPQNCTGSESCSTPSPNDAPRIERWSKGAAVWRHLAAPRRKAKRFHSKRSMRKDSPIRLHKKCLRMYSKLRKEVQQLYHT, encoded by the exons atgaatggCCACTGCCTTTCTCTGGTTATAGTGTGCcttgtttcattttttcttgATTTCTCTGCTGGTCATTTTTGGACATCTGCAAGAAACAGCAATTTTTGCTTCTGGACAAGCTCTATCTCGAATGGACAGATACATTATATGTTCCTTCACCAGACTACAGTGGGCAAAGAGAGAACTTTGGTCTTATTCGACAGTATCTGGAACAAGGAAAACAGCCTGGTGGACTGTATTACAAGCAACAACCGTGCTGTTATTAAAAACTTTTCATCAAAGTGCTGGATAGTCAGAGACAGGCCTTTCTCAGATATTCCAGATGGACGCTTTAACATCAGTATTTTGGTTGAACCTGATGGCCCCTGTGCAGCTCTGGGACAACTGCCAGAACTGGGAGTACCTGTGCGCAGGACAAGAGACCTTGAAAGTATGGACCGCAAAACGATTTACCAGAACAGTGGAGAAAGTTCCCAAAAGCTGAAGCGTTCTAAGCGAGCATGGATGATTCCAGGAACTCTGTGGTGTGGCTCTGGGAACAAGGCATCTGTTTTTTCAGACTTAG GTTTATTTGTGGAGACTGATATGTGCTGTAGGGAGCATGACCACTGTGAGCAAACCATTGCTTCCTTTGAGTTTGGCTATGGAGTATTCAACACTAACTTCTTCACTTTATCACACTGTGACTGTGATAGCAA ATTTCGCCGCTGCCTTCATAATGCCAACGATAGCATGTCTGACATGGTCGGTTATGGCTACTTCAACCTCCTCAAGATGCGGTGCTTTGAATTTTCACAGAGAATGACATGTGCAGAAAGGACCTGGTGGGGCAT GTGTAAACTGAGTCAGATGACTACATATGCTGTGTTGAAGGATGCAACAGATTACAATTCCACATTCACAGTATTGGAAGATGATAAACTGGATCTAAGCATCCATCACACTGTCTCTTTTGGAAATCTAACAGTTACTAATGACTTGGTAATGTCATCTGGCATTGTCACTGAAGATGCCACGGAAAATCATTCATCAGTGCCTGTACCACGAAGGCTATCGGTTACAATTAATACATCTCAGCAGCCTGAACCtcatgaaaaaacaacaaagtcaCTAATGAATCATCCAACAAGCTCATCGAAAACAGAACCAACAGACTCACCAAAAACAGAACCAACAGACTCACCAAAAACAGAACCAACAGACtcaccacacaacacaacagactCACCAAAAACAGAACCAACAGACTCACCAAAAACAGAACCAACAGACtcaccacacaacacaacagactCACCAAAAACAGAACCAACAGACTCACCAAAAACAGAACCAACAGACtcaccacacaacacaacagactCACCAAAAACAGAACCAACAGACTCACCAAAAACAGAACCAACAGACtcaccacacaacacaacagactCACCAAAAACAGAACCAACAGACtcaccacacaacacaacagactCACCAAAAACAGAACCAACAGACTCACCAAAAACAGAACCAACAGACTCACCAAAAACAGAACCAACAGACTCACCAAAAACAGAACCAACAGACtcaccacacaacacaacagactCACCAAAAACAGAACCAACAGACTCACCAAAAACAGAACCAACAGACtcaccacacaacacaacagactCACCAAAAACAGAACCAACAGACtcaccacacaacacaacagactCACCAAAAACAGAACCAACAGACTCACCAAAAACAGAACCAACAGACtcaccacacaacacaacagactCACCAAAAACAGAACCAACAGACTCACCACACAAAACAACAGACTCACCAAAAACAGAACCAACAGACTCACCACACAAAACAACAGACTCAGAACATATACAAACAACAGATGaagcaaaaacagaaacaacagaTTCACCACAGACACCTACAGACTCACCACACATACAAATAAGAGATTCactaaaaacagaaacaacagaCTCACCCAAGACACAAGCAACAGACTCATCACAGATAAAAACAACAGACTCACCAAAGACACACAACCATCCTAAGATGTGCACCAGACAAAAAG GTAAACTGGACACCTGTGAGAGTTATAAAGACCTGGACTCCTGTCATTATCAGATACCTGCACTGCGGGAGAATTTTGGCCTACGCAATGCTGAACACACCACCTTGTACCACTGCAACTGTACAGCCAG ACTTGCCAGGGAGCTTGCTGAAGAGGTTGAAGTTGACATGGTTCATGTCTGGTTGCTGGATTTTGTCTCCCAATCCTGTTTCTTTCTGCCTCAGAACTGCACTGGGAGTGAAAG